Proteins co-encoded in one Deltaproteobacteria bacterium genomic window:
- a CDS encoding lactate racemase domain-containing protein — protein sequence MKIVMATIAPHQAAGFSGGRKSVLPGIASLATLKQHHGFNLRSDKPAMGWVEGNKFHENALEAARMAKVDFILNTVQNQHKEITQVVAGDVEKAWLFSKCLKRADLILVSKKIDDKTLKEMFTQRADTVEEAVAMALAKHGENAKIILMKNGSDMIPRFEGKPENAQSTDHDQKICRHIPGPYPNPGAGRVYRGGEGL from the coding sequence GTGAAAATCGTTATGGCAACCATCGCGCCCCACCAGGCCGCCGGCTTTTCCGGGGGGCGGAAGAGCGTTCTTCCGGGAATTGCCAGCTTGGCCACCTTGAAGCAGCATCACGGCTTTAACCTGCGATCCGATAAACCGGCCATGGGATGGGTGGAAGGGAATAAGTTTCACGAGAACGCCCTGGAAGCGGCCAGAATGGCGAAGGTAGATTTCATCCTGAACACGGTGCAGAACCAACACAAGGAGATTACGCAGGTGGTGGCCGGGGATGTAGAGAAGGCCTGGCTGTTTTCCAAATGCCTGAAGAGAGCCGATTTGATTCTGGTCAGTAAAAAAATTGATGATAAGACTCTGAAAGAGATGTTCACCCAGAGAGCCGATACGGTTGAGGAAGCGGTAGCAATGGCCTTGGCCAAACACGGGGAGAATGCCAAAATCATTCTCATGAAAAACGGATCGGATATGATCCCTCGTTTCGAAGGAAAACCAGAAAATGCCCAAAGTACTGATCATGACCAAAAAATTTGCCGACATATCCCGGGACCCTATCCGAACCCTGGAGCAGGCCGGGTTTACCGTGGAGGAGAAGGATTATGA
- a CDS encoding phosphoglycerate dehydrogenase, producing the protein MPKVLIMTKKFADISRDPIRTLEQAGFTVEEKDYDRVSLAQEDEVCRVIQGADVIVVTAMFPATRKIIMSADRLKMIAIRSAGFEGSDLKAATEKGVVVTCNPGANASSVADMVIGMMLAVSKQIAKKDREMRKNLYNRGGGEDLFRKTVGIIGLGNIGKKVAQRLQGFEVKIIANDIVDYPGFKQKYNIPYYSKEELLQMADYVTLHVPLDDSTRLMIGEEQLQLMKPTAFLINTARGEIVEEQALYKALTNGWIAGAGLDVFQEEPPKFRPLIELENVVCTPHSAGLSREASYAMAMETVKKIIAFFEGKVPPHVLNPEVLKGPKLKADRDRHEG; encoded by the coding sequence ATGCCCAAAGTACTGATCATGACCAAAAAATTTGCCGACATATCCCGGGACCCTATCCGAACCCTGGAGCAGGCCGGGTTTACCGTGGAGGAGAAGGATTATGACCGGGTGTCCCTGGCCCAGGAGGATGAAGTCTGCCGGGTAATCCAGGGAGCGGATGTAATTGTGGTAACTGCCATGTTTCCCGCCACCCGGAAGATCATCATGAGCGCCGACCGCCTGAAGATGATCGCCATTCGCAGCGCGGGGTTCGAGGGGAGCGACCTAAAAGCGGCCACCGAAAAAGGGGTCGTGGTGACTTGCAACCCGGGGGCCAACGCCAGCTCCGTGGCCGACATGGTCATCGGTATGATGCTGGCCGTGTCCAAGCAGATTGCCAAAAAGGACCGGGAGATGCGCAAGAACCTCTACAACCGGGGAGGGGGGGAGGATCTTTTCCGCAAAACCGTGGGGATTATCGGGCTGGGCAACATCGGGAAAAAGGTGGCCCAGAGACTCCAGGGGTTTGAGGTCAAAATCATCGCCAATGACATCGTGGATTATCCCGGGTTCAAGCAAAAATATAACATCCCCTACTACTCCAAAGAAGAACTCCTCCAGATGGCCGACTACGTAACCCTCCATGTTCCTCTGGATGATTCCACCCGTCTGATGATCGGGGAGGAGCAGCTGCAATTGATGAAACCGACGGCCTTCCTCATCAATACCGCCCGGGGGGAGATTGTGGAGGAACAGGCTCTCTACAAAGCACTTACGAACGGCTGGATTGCCGGAGCAGGCCTGGATGTTTTCCAAGAAGAGCCCCCCAAATTCAGACCGCTCATCGAGTTGGAGAATGTGGTCTGTACCCCCCACAGCGCGGGCTTGAGCCGGGAAGCTTCCTATGCCATGGCGATGGAGACAGTAAAAAAGATCATTGCCTTTTTTGAAGGGAAAGTTCCCCCCCATGTCCTCAATCCGGAGGTCCTGAAGGGCCCAAAGCTAAAAGCCGACCGCGATCGTCATGAAGGGTAA